The proteins below come from a single Thermopolyspora flexuosa genomic window:
- a CDS encoding sensor histidine kinase, with the protein MTRGQAPKSAPQPAERPAGTRGPADDRRPGGESRRWAPARWPLGRGDRSRLGRGRRLTYWMLAAGVVLAWVGPAVAAIQAVMTSGVSVLRVTAQAAGLTVFTVLYLRAVRSVLAGRFATRTVAAAGAVTLALLTGPHSEYLSWVTLGAAWASLAVLGVSSRTAAVICVATTLVTPIVALKAPPDPATLLFNALLCILLPWSNRFQLWLWELVRDAEQGREAQARLAVTEERLRFARDLHDLVGHSLTAIAVKSEVAEKLARKDMARAAEEMAEVRRLAREALREIRAAVRGYRTVDLDAELRSVRAVLEAGGVRCTLTVEPETGTAGLPQDVSTLLAWVVREGATNVLRHSRAGACEIGLRVRDGRVVLQMRNDGAGPGAPDAPADAAPGGDEERGIGLAGLAERVASAGGVLRAGPAGRGRWELSAEIPLRGAT; encoded by the coding sequence GTGACCCGGGGACAGGCACCAAAATCGGCACCGCAACCGGCCGAGCGGCCGGCCGGGACGCGCGGACCGGCGGACGACCGGCGGCCCGGCGGGGAGTCCCGCCGGTGGGCGCCCGCGCGGTGGCCGCTCGGCAGGGGCGACCGGTCGCGGCTCGGCCGGGGGCGGCGGCTCACCTACTGGATGCTCGCCGCCGGCGTGGTGCTGGCCTGGGTGGGGCCGGCCGTGGCCGCGATCCAGGCCGTGATGACCAGCGGGGTGTCGGTCCTCCGCGTGACCGCCCAGGCGGCCGGGCTCACCGTCTTCACCGTCCTGTACCTGCGCGCGGTCCGCTCGGTGCTGGCGGGACGCTTCGCCACCAGGACGGTCGCGGCCGCCGGAGCGGTCACGCTCGCGCTGCTCACCGGGCCGCACTCCGAGTACCTCTCGTGGGTCACGCTCGGCGCGGCCTGGGCCTCCCTCGCCGTGCTCGGGGTGAGCAGCCGCACGGCGGCCGTCATCTGCGTCGCCACCACCCTGGTCACCCCGATCGTCGCGCTGAAGGCGCCGCCGGACCCGGCGACCCTGCTGTTCAACGCGCTGCTGTGCATCCTGCTGCCCTGGTCGAACCGGTTCCAGCTGTGGCTGTGGGAGCTGGTCCGGGACGCCGAGCAGGGCCGCGAGGCCCAGGCGCGGCTCGCGGTGACCGAGGAGCGGCTGCGTTTCGCCCGCGACCTGCACGACCTGGTCGGGCACAGCCTCACCGCGATCGCGGTGAAGAGCGAGGTCGCCGAGAAGCTCGCCCGGAAGGACATGGCCCGGGCCGCCGAGGAGATGGCCGAGGTACGGCGGCTCGCCCGGGAGGCGCTGCGCGAGATCCGCGCCGCGGTGCGCGGCTACCGTACCGTCGACCTCGACGCCGAGCTGCGCAGCGTGCGGGCCGTGCTCGAGGCCGGGGGAGTCCGGTGCACGCTGACGGTGGAGCCGGAGACCGGCACGGCCGGCCTGCCGCAGGACGTGTCCACGCTGCTCGCCTGGGTGGTGCGGGAGGGCGCCACGAACGTGCTGCGGCACAGCAGGGCGGGCGCCTGCGAGATCGGCCTGCGCGTGCGAGACGGAAGAGTGGTGCTGCAGATGCGCAACGACGGAGCCGGGCCCGGGGCGCCGGACGCCCCGGCGGACGCCGCGCCCGGCGGCGACGAGGAGCGGGGGATCGGCCTGGCGGGCCTCGCCGAGCGGGTCGCGTCCGCGGGCGGGGTGCTGCGGGCCGGACCGGCCGGCCGCGGCCGGTGGGAGCTGTCCGCGGAGATCCCGCTGCGGGGGGCGACGTGA
- a CDS encoding ABC transporter permease, which produces MTGTALGTVLADVRHAVRLARLDLRLLGRNQTAMVNVVLLPVLMGWMSSRLMPEGEPVAGVPAEIFVLTGLPGLMMSFAIFVNLVNNFTARREELVLKRLYGGLTSPAAIFGGAALSAFLVYLAQVALLTVWIVRVEGGSPPANLPLLLLASVLGAAVITLLAAAFSGITRTAELAQVTVLPVLLVMIAGAPLFVPVAQMPGALRILAELVPITPVVEITRTAFLGADHIGDLGEPLSFAEQWDAALPSLAILAGWLVVAALLARWLFRWDTRRG; this is translated from the coding sequence GTGACGGGTACGGCGTTGGGCACCGTGCTGGCCGACGTCCGGCACGCCGTACGGCTGGCGCGGCTCGACCTGAGGCTGCTCGGCCGCAACCAGACGGCGATGGTGAACGTGGTGCTGCTGCCCGTGCTGATGGGCTGGATGTCCTCCCGGCTCATGCCCGAGGGCGAGCCCGTCGCGGGCGTACCGGCCGAGATCTTCGTGCTCACCGGGCTCCCGGGGCTCATGATGAGCTTCGCGATCTTCGTCAACCTGGTGAACAACTTCACCGCGCGGCGCGAGGAGCTCGTGCTCAAGCGGCTGTACGGCGGGCTGACCTCACCTGCGGCGATCTTCGGCGGCGCGGCGCTGAGCGCGTTCCTCGTCTACCTCGCCCAGGTGGCGCTGCTGACGGTCTGGATCGTCCGGGTCGAGGGCGGCTCCCCGCCCGCGAACCTGCCGCTGCTGCTGCTCGCGTCGGTGCTCGGCGCGGCGGTGATCACGCTGCTCGCGGCCGCGTTCTCCGGCATCACCCGGACCGCCGAGCTCGCCCAGGTCACGGTGCTCCCCGTGCTGCTGGTGATGATCGCCGGCGCGCCGCTGTTCGTCCCGGTGGCCCAGATGCCGGGGGCGCTGCGCATCCTCGCCGAACTGGTCCCGATCACGCCGGTCGTGGAGATCACCCGGACCGCGTTCCTCGGCGCCGACCACATCGGCGACCTCGGCGAGCCGCTGAGTTTCGCCGAGCAGTGGGACGCGGCGCTGCCGTCCCTGGCGATCCTCGCCGGCTGGCTCGTCGTCGCGGCGCTGCTCGCCCGGTGGCTGTTCCGGTGGGACACCCGGCGCGGTTAG
- a CDS encoding ABC transporter ATP-binding protein: MRTHQETPAIEVSGLRQRYGDFEAVRGVSFSVATGELFALLGTNGAGKTTTIEVLEGYRPATEGRVRVLGLDPRRDRRALRPRVGIMLQHGGFLEDLTVAETVAAWAGFAADVHRPVIGDVLELVGLAHKARTRIRQLSGGQKRRLDLALAVIARPEVLFLDEPTTGMDPEARRDTWEVIGRLRGEGVTVLLTTHYLEEAERLADHLAIMHEGRIHVRGTVDEVVAEAGDRITFRLPEVHWEDLPVLAGVAPAVTHADGRCEVSYTLAEGPAAVRAHAALRPLLDWAAERGLTLERLEVRRGTLEDVFLRVVGEAAGEPVGAAVGGVR, from the coding sequence ATGCGCACGCACCAGGAAACCCCCGCGATCGAGGTGAGCGGGCTCCGGCAGCGCTACGGCGACTTCGAGGCGGTACGCGGCGTCTCGTTCTCCGTGGCCACCGGGGAGCTGTTCGCCCTGCTCGGCACGAACGGGGCCGGCAAGACCACGACGATCGAGGTGCTCGAGGGCTACCGCCCGGCGACCGAGGGCCGCGTCCGCGTGCTCGGCCTCGACCCCCGCCGGGACCGGCGCGCCCTCCGCCCCCGCGTGGGGATCATGCTCCAGCACGGTGGGTTCCTGGAGGACCTCACCGTGGCCGAGACGGTGGCGGCCTGGGCCGGTTTCGCGGCCGACGTGCACCGGCCCGTCATCGGCGACGTGCTGGAGCTGGTCGGGCTCGCCCACAAGGCGCGCACCCGGATACGGCAGCTCTCCGGCGGGCAGAAGCGCCGGCTCGACCTCGCGCTCGCCGTGATCGCCCGCCCGGAGGTGCTCTTCCTCGACGAGCCCACCACCGGAATGGACCCCGAGGCGCGCCGCGACACCTGGGAGGTGATCGGCCGGTTGCGCGGCGAGGGTGTCACCGTGCTGCTCACCACCCACTACCTGGAGGAGGCCGAGCGCCTCGCCGACCACCTGGCGATCATGCACGAGGGCCGGATCCACGTGCGCGGCACGGTCGACGAGGTCGTGGCCGAGGCGGGCGACCGCATCACCTTCCGGCTGCCCGAGGTCCACTGGGAGGACCTGCCGGTGCTCGCGGGCGTCGCACCCGCGGTCACCCACGCGGACGGCCGGTGCGAGGTGAGCTATACCCTCGCCGAGGGCCCGGCCGCCGTGCGGGCGCACGCGGCCCTGCGCCCGCTGCTCGACTGGGCCGCCGAGCGCGGCCTCACCCTGGAACGCCTGGAGGTGCGCCGGGGGACGCTGGAGGACGTGTTCCTGCGCGTCGTGGGCGAGGCCGCCGGGGAGCCGGTGGGCGCGGCCGTGGGAGGTGTCCGGTGA
- a CDS encoding flavodoxin domain-containing protein: MTTALVAFATRNGSTKQVAEDIAETLCLEGITVECRPARDVREPLRRYDLVVLGAPLYNGRWHRDARRFLKRHRTGLPPIAVFGVGPRTDHGPTWLRAREQLDRSLSRFPWITPTTIAVFGGVDPPGRRNRRDLRDWVAIRTWTHRLTQFAARHTPPSF, from the coding sequence ATGACCACCGCCTTGGTGGCGTTCGCGACCCGAAACGGTTCGACCAAGCAGGTCGCCGAGGACATCGCGGAGACCTTGTGCCTCGAGGGCATCACGGTGGAGTGCCGCCCGGCGCGCGACGTACGCGAACCCCTCCGCCGCTACGACCTGGTGGTCCTCGGCGCACCCCTGTACAACGGCCGCTGGCACCGGGACGCCCGCCGGTTCCTCAAGCGGCACCGCACCGGCCTGCCGCCGATCGCGGTGTTCGGCGTCGGCCCCCGCACCGACCACGGTCCCACCTGGCTCCGCGCCCGGGAGCAGCTGGACCGTTCCCTCTCCCGGTTCCCCTGGATCACCCCCACCACGATCGCGGTCTTCGGCGGCGTCGACCCGCCGGGCCGCCGCAACCGCCGCGACCTGCGCGACTGGGTGGCGATCCGCACCTGGACCCACCGGCTCACCCAGTTCGCCGCCCGCCACACCCCGCCCTCGTTCTAG
- a CDS encoding SURF1 family protein encodes MLRTLFLPRLLVLHLLLIGVLVSFTLLGRWQLGVFEESGRPEAAADPAPVEVTTLTSVGTGFQVEAIRRQVTAAGTFEADRQLLVADRTADAERPGGRASQGQGYWLLTPLRLADGTLIPVVRGWVASPGDPATAVPEGQVTVTGRLMPPEPSDRIQRTGALPRGQVATVTTSELINVWTGERVRNGYVIATRQVGGGTPEPRLVSVAPPTAERSFNWRNLAYALQWWIFAAFAVYMWWRLVRDAVQERRRQGAQDGPPDDEPSGEADAGGRAVAQAATAGDRRPGPG; translated from the coding sequence ATGCTCCGGACGCTGTTCCTGCCCCGGCTGCTCGTGCTCCACCTGCTGCTCATCGGGGTGCTCGTCTCGTTCACCCTGCTCGGGCGGTGGCAGCTCGGTGTCTTCGAGGAATCGGGACGGCCGGAGGCCGCCGCCGACCCGGCCCCGGTCGAGGTGACCACGCTCACCTCGGTGGGCACCGGCTTCCAGGTGGAGGCGATACGGCGGCAGGTGACCGCCGCGGGGACGTTCGAGGCCGACCGGCAGCTGCTCGTCGCGGACCGTACGGCGGACGCCGAGCGGCCCGGCGGGCGGGCCTCGCAGGGGCAGGGGTACTGGCTGCTCACCCCGCTCCGGCTCGCCGACGGCACCCTGATCCCGGTGGTGCGGGGCTGGGTGGCGTCGCCCGGCGACCCGGCGACGGCCGTGCCGGAGGGGCAGGTCACGGTCACCGGGCGGCTGATGCCCCCGGAGCCGAGCGACCGCATCCAGCGCACCGGCGCGCTGCCGCGCGGGCAGGTGGCGACGGTCACCACGTCCGAGCTGATCAACGTCTGGACCGGGGAGCGGGTGCGCAACGGCTACGTCATCGCGACCCGGCAGGTGGGCGGGGGCACGCCGGAGCCGCGGCTCGTCTCGGTCGCGCCGCCGACGGCCGAGCGCTCGTTCAACTGGCGCAACCTCGCCTACGCGCTGCAGTGGTGGATCTTCGCCGCGTTCGCCGTGTACATGTGGTGGCGCCTGGTCCGCGACGCCGTACAGGAGCGGCGGCGGCAGGGCGCGCAGGACGGCCCGCCGGACGACGAGCCCTCCGGGGAGGCGGACGCGGGCGGCCGTGCCGTCGCGCAGGCCGCCACCGCGGGTGACCGGCGGCCGGGGCCGGGCTGA
- a CDS encoding DUF3817 domain-containing protein produces MESALKSFRVMAYIVGVMLLALVAAMVLKYGFGEAAGVAIIGPLHGFLYAIYLLAALNLGLKARWSWVYLLGVLLAGTIPFLSFVVERKVTQRVHREIAAASS; encoded by the coding sequence GTGGAATCCGCGCTCAAGTCGTTTCGCGTCATGGCCTACATCGTCGGCGTCATGCTGCTCGCCCTCGTCGCGGCGATGGTGCTCAAGTACGGCTTCGGCGAGGCCGCCGGCGTCGCGATCATCGGCCCGCTCCACGGCTTCCTGTACGCCATCTACCTGCTGGCCGCGCTGAACCTCGGGCTCAAGGCACGGTGGTCGTGGGTGTACCTGCTGGGTGTGCTCCTCGCGGGCACGATCCCGTTCCTGTCGTTCGTGGTCGAGCGCAAGGTCACCCAGCGGGTACACCGCGAGATCGCGGCCGCCTCGAGCTGA
- the ggt gene encoding gamma-glutamyltransferase codes for MKRSASLAVGLLAAPTLVVSLVAPPATAVAPPKGGPGKQPVAEGYGGAVATVDHDASRAALEVLRKGGNAVDAAVTAAAVLGVTEPYSTGLAGGGFLLYYDARRGKVHTIDGRETAPRRMTATSFQENGAPIPFDEAVTSGLSVGVPGTVATWDLALRRFGTISLRRALEPAIEVATKGFVVDRTFHDQTAQNAERFAAFTSTARLFLPGGRPPRVGSVFRNPDLARTYRELGKHGPRWLYEGRLGEEIVATVKRPPVAPGTTRRVRPGLLERSDLRAYRAVERPPTRVSYRGMDVYGMAPPSSGGSTVGEALNILEALGTVGLHEYLEASRLAFADRNAYVGDPGHVRVPLRELLSDEFAKERACLVGERAMAHPAPAGVPDGDYDPCPGAPSPAPKGVPEQAEGPETTNLVVADRWGNVVAYTSTIEQTGGSGIVVPGRGFLLNNELTDFTFGPAEGDPNLPGPGKRPRSSMAPTIVVAGGRPVLAVGSPGGATIITTVLQILVGRFDLGMTLPDALAAPRASQRNTAQTQAEQGFIDAHGPALTALGHEFATTPEIGAATAVEFLGHGRVRAVAEPARRGGGSALVERP; via the coding sequence GTGAAACGCTCCGCGTCGCTGGCGGTCGGCCTCCTCGCCGCCCCGACCCTCGTCGTGTCCCTCGTCGCCCCGCCCGCCACGGCCGTGGCGCCGCCCAAGGGCGGGCCGGGCAAACAACCCGTCGCCGAGGGGTACGGCGGAGCCGTGGCCACCGTGGACCACGACGCGAGCAGGGCGGCGCTCGAGGTGCTCCGCAAGGGCGGGAACGCGGTGGACGCGGCGGTCACCGCGGCGGCCGTGCTCGGCGTCACCGAGCCCTACTCGACCGGGCTCGCCGGCGGCGGCTTCCTCCTCTACTACGACGCCCGCCGCGGAAAGGTGCACACCATCGACGGCCGGGAGACCGCGCCCCGCCGCATGACCGCGACCTCGTTCCAGGAGAACGGCGCGCCCATCCCGTTCGACGAGGCGGTCACCAGCGGCCTGTCGGTCGGCGTGCCCGGCACCGTGGCGACCTGGGACCTCGCGCTGCGCCGCTTCGGCACGATCTCGCTGCGCCGGGCGCTCGAGCCCGCGATCGAGGTCGCCACCAAGGGCTTCGTCGTCGACCGGACCTTCCACGACCAGACCGCGCAGAACGCCGAGCGGTTCGCCGCGTTCACCTCGACCGCGAGGCTGTTCCTCCCCGGCGGGAGGCCGCCCAGGGTGGGCAGCGTGTTCCGCAACCCCGACCTCGCCCGCACCTACCGGGAGCTGGGCAAGCACGGCCCCCGCTGGCTGTACGAGGGGCGGCTCGGCGAGGAGATCGTCGCCACCGTGAAGCGGCCCCCGGTCGCCCCCGGCACCACCCGGCGGGTACGGCCCGGCCTCCTGGAGCGGTCGGACCTGCGCGCCTACCGGGCCGTCGAGCGCCCGCCCACCCGGGTGTCGTACCGGGGCATGGACGTGTACGGCATGGCCCCGCCGTCCTCGGGCGGCTCCACGGTCGGCGAGGCGCTCAACATCCTCGAGGCGCTCGGCACGGTCGGGCTGCACGAGTACCTGGAGGCGTCCCGGCTGGCGTTCGCCGACCGCAACGCCTACGTCGGGGACCCCGGCCACGTGCGGGTGCCGCTGCGCGAGCTGCTGTCGGACGAGTTCGCCAAGGAGCGCGCCTGCCTGGTCGGGGAGCGGGCCATGGCCCACCCGGCCCCGGCCGGGGTGCCGGACGGCGACTACGACCCGTGCCCCGGCGCGCCGAGCCCCGCCCCGAAGGGCGTGCCCGAGCAGGCCGAGGGTCCGGAGACCACGAACCTCGTCGTCGCCGACCGGTGGGGCAACGTCGTCGCCTACACCAGCACGATCGAGCAGACCGGCGGCAGCGGCATCGTCGTGCCCGGCCGCGGCTTCCTGCTCAACAACGAGCTGACCGACTTCACCTTCGGCCCGGCCGAGGGCGACCCGAACCTGCCCGGCCCCGGCAAGCGGCCGCGCTCCTCGATGGCGCCGACCATCGTCGTCGCCGGCGGCCGCCCGGTGCTCGCGGTCGGCTCACCCGGCGGCGCCACGATCATCACCACCGTGCTGCAGATCCTCGTCGGCCGGTTCGACCTCGGCATGACGCTGCCGGACGCGCTCGCCGCGCCGCGGGCGAGCCAGCGCAACACCGCCCAGACCCAGGCGGAGCAGGGCTTCATCGACGCCCACGGGCCCGCGCTCACGGCGCTCGGCCACGAGTTCGCGACCACCCCGGAGATCGGCGCCGCGACCGCGGTGGAGTTCCTCGGCCACGGCCGGGTCCGGGCGGTCGCCGAGCCCGCCCGCCGGGGCGGCGGCAGCGCCCTGGTCGAGCGGCCCTGA
- a CDS encoding sulfite exporter TauE/SafE family protein yields the protein MDALPLALGGLAAGLLAGSATCTAVQGGLLVGLARPSGAGRATGCGATPGHGTGCGHGCAPAVSDGRVVAAFAAGRFASHVLAGALLGLLGGAVRLGPTPRAVLLVAAGVLVVAFAARLLRRSRTRGSPAPDAAGCRGVPAGRATGRARALALGAATVLVPCGTTLGVEAVAVSTGSAAGGALVMAAFAAGSTPAFAVLGLLLRRAAATRFAAIAGAVAILAGLWTIASGLRLGGWLPELGTPPASAATAMVRPDGVQTVTVWATAEGYRPAVVVLRANVPTEVVFRVTDDAGCARTLSLEGRDLALPATVRLPPRPPGPLRYACGMGMYPGVLHFR from the coding sequence GTGGACGCGCTGCCCCTCGCCCTCGGCGGCCTCGCCGCGGGCCTGCTCGCGGGCTCCGCCACGTGTACGGCGGTGCAGGGCGGGCTGCTCGTCGGGCTGGCCCGGCCGTCCGGCGCCGGGCGGGCCACGGGGTGCGGCGCGACGCCCGGGCACGGCACGGGATGCGGCCACGGGTGCGCTCCGGCGGTCTCGGACGGCCGGGTGGTGGCGGCGTTCGCCGCCGGGCGGTTCGCCTCGCACGTGCTCGCGGGCGCGCTGCTCGGCCTGCTCGGCGGCGCGGTACGGCTCGGCCCCACGCCGCGGGCCGTGCTGCTGGTCGCCGCCGGGGTCCTCGTCGTGGCCTTCGCCGCCCGCCTGCTGCGGCGGTCCCGCACGCGCGGCTCCCCCGCCCCTGACGCGGCGGGGTGCCGGGGCGTGCCCGCGGGCCGGGCTACGGGCCGGGCGCGGGCGCTCGCGCTGGGGGCGGCGACCGTGCTCGTGCCGTGCGGGACGACGCTCGGGGTCGAGGCGGTGGCGGTCTCCACCGGCTCGGCGGCGGGCGGGGCGCTGGTGATGGCCGCGTTCGCGGCCGGCAGCACGCCCGCGTTCGCCGTGCTCGGCCTGCTGCTGCGGCGGGCCGCCGCGACGAGGTTCGCCGCGATCGCGGGGGCGGTGGCGATCCTCGCCGGTCTGTGGACGATCGCCTCCGGGCTGCGCCTCGGCGGCTGGCTGCCCGAGCTCGGCACGCCCCCGGCCTCCGCGGCCACCGCGATGGTCCGGCCGGACGGGGTGCAGACGGTCACCGTCTGGGCCACGGCGGAGGGCTACCGGCCCGCCGTCGTGGTGCTCCGCGCGAACGTGCCCACCGAGGTCGTCTTCCGGGTCACCGACGACGCGGGGTGCGCCCGCACGCTCAGCCTCGAGGGCCGCGACCTCGCGCTCCCCGCGACGGTACGGCTGCCGCCGCGCCCGCCGGGGCCGCTGCGCTACGCGTGCGGCATGGGCATGTACCCCGGCGTGCTCCACTTCCGCTGA
- a CDS encoding tetratricopeptide repeat protein: MRLWVTPAAPDGNGSAPAIAEAAPADDGEVRAPAPRATAAVAETRSPGPAAPAPPPRRPPYGPVDGTLAAPVGTAEARPAVPIPRTPQPEAPRPDPPPGAMPRLDAPPDAALRPTAPPDAAQWPDRRGRRDHAAEEESFADLLKAAQAGDPLAAHRIGRVYARRGDPMSARLWWERAARAGNIDSAFNLGVWHEKHGSLEESCGWYEVAAAAGDREAAVHLATLLLEHTGDVAGARRWLERAARAGSRHAARRLGLLCEEAGELHDAYEWHRAAALDGDLKSAHDLGFLAYTAGAEDQSRQWWEHAARGGHIDACYHLGLLLQATGDRERAEATYRLAVAGGHLRAASHLGGLALARGDLREAREWLERAARAGRVADQRLAAFVCVELGDAAAAAHWFGRAAARGDPEAAYHLGLLLIAEHDDVHGGGHWFRRAAAQGHHRAAVELGTLLTALGRTAEAERWLAHTPAPVCAPTVDPEPAARAELAAAAAGRRGEPIDPDDLVEILGTWEHVARRLREPDAARWLADRDDRHAAAIECLDALRTTLLCPGSAPWPTAAEVRRALRVARELRARLNPN; the protein is encoded by the coding sequence ATGAGGTTGTGGGTGACTCCAGCGGCCCCGGACGGGAACGGCTCCGCGCCCGCCATCGCCGAGGCGGCACCGGCGGACGACGGCGAGGTCCGTGCCCCGGCGCCGCGCGCCACGGCCGCGGTGGCGGAGACGCGCTCCCCCGGACCGGCCGCCCCGGCGCCGCCCCCGCGGCGCCCGCCGTACGGCCCCGTGGACGGCACCTTGGCCGCGCCGGTCGGCACGGCCGAGGCCCGCCCGGCCGTACCGATCCCCCGCACCCCTCAACCGGAGGCGCCGCGCCCGGATCCGCCGCCCGGCGCGATGCCACGTCTGGATGCGCCGCCTGACGCGGCGCTCCGTCCAACTGCACCGCCTGACGCGGCGCAGTGGCCGGACCGGCGCGGGCGGCGGGACCACGCGGCGGAGGAGGAGTCGTTCGCCGACCTGCTGAAGGCGGCCCAGGCCGGTGACCCGCTCGCGGCGCACCGGATCGGCCGGGTGTACGCGCGCCGCGGCGATCCGATGTCCGCGCGGCTGTGGTGGGAGCGGGCGGCGCGGGCCGGGAACATCGACAGCGCGTTCAACCTCGGCGTCTGGCACGAGAAGCACGGCAGCCTCGAGGAGAGCTGCGGCTGGTACGAGGTCGCGGCCGCCGCCGGGGACCGGGAGGCCGCGGTCCACCTCGCCACGCTGCTGCTGGAGCACACCGGCGACGTGGCCGGCGCCCGCCGCTGGCTGGAGCGGGCGGCGCGGGCGGGCTCCCGGCACGCCGCGCGGCGGCTCGGGCTGCTGTGCGAGGAGGCCGGGGAGCTGCACGACGCCTACGAGTGGCACCGGGCCGCCGCCCTCGACGGCGACCTGAAGTCAGCGCACGACCTGGGGTTCCTCGCCTACACGGCGGGCGCGGAGGACCAGTCCCGGCAGTGGTGGGAGCACGCCGCGCGCGGCGGGCACATCGACGCCTGCTACCACCTCGGCCTGCTGCTGCAGGCGACCGGGGACCGGGAGCGGGCCGAGGCGACCTACCGGCTCGCGGTCGCGGGCGGCCACCTGCGCGCCGCCTCCCACCTGGGCGGGCTCGCGCTCGCCCGGGGGGACCTGCGCGAGGCCCGGGAGTGGCTGGAGCGGGCGGCCCGCGCGGGCCGGGTCGCCGACCAGCGGCTCGCCGCGTTCGTCTGCGTGGAGCTGGGGGACGCGGCGGCCGCGGCGCACTGGTTCGGCCGCGCCGCGGCGCGCGGCGACCCCGAGGCCGCCTACCACCTCGGGCTGCTGCTCATCGCGGAGCACGACGACGTGCACGGCGGCGGGCACTGGTTCCGGCGGGCGGCGGCACAGGGCCACCACCGGGCCGCGGTGGAGCTCGGCACGCTGCTCACCGCGCTGGGCCGTACCGCCGAGGCCGAGCGGTGGCTCGCGCACACGCCCGCACCGGTCTGCGCCCCCACGGTCGACCCGGAGCCCGCGGCACGCGCCGAGCTCGCCGCCGCGGCGGCCGGGAGGCGCGGCGAGCCGATCGACCCGGACGACCTCGTGGAGATCCTCGGCACCTGGGAGCACGTGGCGCGGCGGTTGCGCGAGCCGGACGCGGCGCGGTGGCTCGCCGACCGGGACGACCGGCACGCCGCCGCGATCGAGTGCCTCGACGCGCTGCGCACCACGCTGCTGTGCCCGGGCAGCGCGCCGTGGCCGACGGCCGCCGAGGTCCGCCGGGCGCTCCGCGTCGCCCGCGAGCTGCGCGCCCGGCTCAACCCGAACTGA
- the ald gene encoding alanine dehydrogenase, translating into MKIGVPAEVKPHEYRVAITPAGVHELVRNGHEVSIERGAGLGSHITDEDFAAAGAKLRDRADDVWAEAEMILKVKEPVAEEYGRMREGQVLFTYLHLAASRACTDALLERKVTAIAYETVQKGRTLPLLAPMSEVAGRLATQVGAFYLMRVNGGRGVLPGGVPGVAPAKVVVIGGGVAGLNAAQIAVGMGADVTILDVNLDRLRHIDEIYRGRLRTLVSTGYTIERELPTADLVVGAVLIPGAKAPKLVPNELVAAMKPGSVLVDIAIDQGGCFADSRPTTHDDPVFPVHGSLFYCVANMPGAVAHTSTYALTNVTLPYAVRLANLGWREALRADPALALGLNTHDGVLTSPPVAEAHGLPCTPVETVLAA; encoded by the coding sequence ATGAAGATCGGTGTGCCCGCCGAGGTGAAGCCCCACGAGTACCGCGTCGCCATCACCCCCGCCGGAGTGCACGAGCTCGTCCGGAACGGACACGAGGTCAGCATCGAGCGCGGCGCGGGACTCGGCTCGCACATCACCGACGAGGACTTCGCCGCCGCAGGTGCGAAGCTGCGGGACCGCGCGGACGACGTGTGGGCCGAGGCGGAGATGATCCTCAAGGTCAAGGAGCCGGTCGCCGAGGAGTACGGGCGCATGCGCGAGGGGCAGGTGCTGTTCACCTACCTGCACCTCGCCGCGTCCCGCGCGTGCACCGACGCGCTGCTCGAGCGGAAGGTCACCGCGATCGCGTACGAGACGGTGCAGAAGGGCAGGACGCTGCCGCTGCTCGCCCCCATGTCCGAGGTGGCCGGACGGCTCGCCACCCAGGTCGGCGCCTTCTACCTCATGCGGGTCAACGGCGGGCGCGGCGTGCTGCCCGGCGGCGTGCCCGGGGTCGCCCCGGCGAAGGTCGTGGTGATCGGCGGGGGCGTGGCCGGGCTGAACGCGGCCCAGATCGCCGTCGGCATGGGCGCGGACGTGACCATCCTCGACGTCAACCTCGACCGGCTGCGCCACATCGACGAGATCTACCGGGGGCGGCTGCGCACGCTGGTCTCCACCGGGTACACGATCGAGCGCGAGCTGCCCACCGCCGACCTGGTGGTCGGCGCGGTGCTCATCCCCGGGGCCAAGGCGCCCAAGCTCGTCCCCAACGAGCTCGTGGCCGCGATGAAGCCGGGCTCGGTGCTCGTCGACATCGCCATCGACCAGGGCGGCTGCTTCGCCGACTCCCGGCCGACCACCCACGACGACCCGGTCTTCCCGGTGCACGGCTCGCTGTTCTACTGCGTGGCGAACATGCCCGGGGCGGTCGCCCACACCTCGACGTACGCGCTCACCAACGTGACCCTGCCGTACGCGGTGCGGCTCGCGAACCTCGGCTGGCGCGAGGCGCTGCGCGCCGACCCGGCCCTCGCCCTCGGCCTGAACACCCATGACGGCGTGCTCACCAGCCCGCCGGTCGCCGAGGCCCACGGCCTGCCCTGCACCCCCGTCGAGACGGTGCTCGCCGCCTGA